In one Alkalibaculum bacchi genomic region, the following are encoded:
- a CDS encoding DUF2935 domain-containing protein — translation MRFCYGNKNGIRILEEAEFWKRQEAEHTVVIQEIVPDLEDEYKNTLNTFKKEFESTEGVIVQMIEYAINIRGPIPPNVESDIRQLIAFTINQSQAFVSYLTRMIEESTAVANYPASVVVINHIIRESQYYIGIAKAYLSL, via the coding sequence ATGAGATTTTGTTATGGTAATAAAAATGGAATTCGAATCTTAGAAGAAGCAGAATTTTGGAAAAGACAAGAAGCAGAGCATACAGTAGTGATACAGGAGATCGTTCCTGATTTAGAAGATGAGTATAAGAATACTTTAAATACATTTAAAAAAGAGTTTGAATCTACAGAAGGGGTTATTGTACAAATGATTGAATACGCAATCAATATTAGAGGTCCAATCCCACCAAATGTAGAATCCGACATCAGACAATTAATTGCCTTTACTATCAATCAAAGTCAAGCTTTTGTAAGCTATCTAACTCGAATGATTGAAGAAAGCACAGCAGTAGCAAATTATCCTGCATCTGTAGTTGTGATTAATCATATTATAAGAGAATCACAATACTATATAGGTATAGCCAAGGCTTATTTGAGTTTATAA
- the hcp gene encoding hydroxylamine reductase codes for MSMFCYQCQEAAKGTGCTVRGVCGKDENVAQLQDLLIYVLKGISVYGTKANELGIKNPEVDDFIVNSLFSTITNANFDKNHFEANVKKGLLMRDDLKAQVEKASGKLTNLHDAATWGSSNVNSEGILQKIFSLFSGGNKTQTEYTIEQLKEKAPKVGVLATENEDVRSLRELLIYGLKGMAAYLKHADNLGSRDEKISAFIQKALVATLDDSLSADDLVALVLECGKYGVDAMALLDGANTSTYGTPEITTVNIGVSKNPGILISGHDLKDMEELLKQTEGTGVDVYTHSEMLPAHYYPAFKKYKHFVGNYGNAWWKQDKEFKSFNGPILMTTNCLVPPKPEYKDRMYTTGATGFEGVKHIADGVNGKPKDFTEIINHAKKCKPPVQIEKGEIVGGFAHATVISLADKVVEAVKSGAIKRFFVMAGCDGRMKGRDYYTEFAKKLPQDTIILTAGCAKYRYNKLELGDIGGIPRVLDAGQCNDSYSLAVIALKLKEVFELSDINDLPISYNIAWYEQKAVIVLLALLYLGVKNIHLGPTLPAFLSPNVAKVLVDTFGIGGITDVASDIGMFMEA; via the coding sequence ATGAGCATGTTTTGTTATCAATGTCAAGAAGCAGCAAAAGGTACTGGATGTACAGTACGAGGAGTTTGTGGGAAAGATGAAAATGTAGCACAATTACAGGACTTATTAATTTACGTATTAAAAGGAATTTCTGTTTATGGCACAAAAGCAAATGAACTAGGTATTAAGAATCCTGAGGTAGATGATTTTATTGTTAATAGTCTTTTCTCTACTATCACAAATGCAAACTTTGATAAAAATCATTTTGAAGCCAATGTAAAAAAAGGTTTATTAATGAGAGATGATCTAAAAGCTCAAGTAGAAAAAGCTAGCGGAAAACTTACTAATTTACACGATGCAGCTACATGGGGATCTAGTAATGTAAATTCAGAAGGCATCCTACAAAAAATATTTAGTTTATTTTCTGGCGGAAATAAAACTCAAACAGAATATACTATTGAGCAATTAAAAGAGAAAGCACCAAAAGTTGGCGTTTTAGCAACAGAAAATGAAGATGTTCGTTCTCTTAGAGAATTATTGATTTACGGACTAAAAGGTATGGCTGCTTACTTAAAACACGCAGATAATTTAGGTTCTAGGGATGAAAAAATCAGTGCATTTATACAAAAGGCATTAGTTGCTACATTAGATGATAGCTTAAGCGCAGATGATTTAGTAGCTCTTGTATTAGAATGTGGTAAATATGGAGTAGATGCTATGGCACTACTTGATGGGGCGAATACATCTACTTATGGAACTCCTGAGATCACTACAGTAAATATTGGTGTAAGTAAAAACCCTGGCATCTTAATTAGTGGTCACGATTTAAAAGATATGGAAGAATTGTTGAAACAAACAGAAGGAACAGGTGTGGATGTATACACTCATAGTGAAATGCTTCCAGCTCACTACTATCCTGCTTTTAAAAAATATAAACACTTTGTTGGAAACTATGGAAATGCATGGTGGAAACAAGATAAAGAATTTAAGAGCTTTAACGGACCTATCCTAATGACAACAAACTGTCTTGTACCTCCAAAACCAGAATACAAAGACAGAATGTATACTACTGGAGCTACAGGTTTTGAAGGAGTAAAACACATAGCAGATGGTGTAAATGGAAAACCAAAAGATTTTACTGAAATCATCAATCATGCAAAAAAATGCAAACCTCCAGTTCAAATTGAAAAAGGCGAGATCGTCGGTGGATTTGCTCATGCTACAGTTATTAGCTTAGCAGATAAAGTAGTAGAAGCTGTTAAATCAGGTGCTATTAAAAGATTCTTTGTTATGGCAGGCTGTGACGGAAGAATGAAGGGTAGAGATTACTATACTGAATTTGCGAAAAAGCTACCACAAGATACAATCATTTTAACAGCTGGTTGTGCAAAATACAGATACAATAAATTAGAACTTGGAGATATTGGTGGCATTCCAAGAGTATTAGATGCAGGGCAATGTAATGACTCTTACTCTTTGGCAGTAATCGCACTAAAATTAAAAGAAGTATTCGAATTAAGTGATATTAACGACCTTCCAATATCTTATAATATTGCTTGGTATGAACAAAAGGCAGTTATTGTACTTTTAGCTCTTCTATACTTAGGAGTAAAGAACATTCATCTAGGACCAACATTGCCAGCGTTCTTATCTCCTAATGTAGCGAAAGTACTAGTTGATACATTTGGTATTGGTGGCATTACAGATGTAGCGAGCGATATTGGAATGTTCATGGAAGCTTAA
- a CDS encoding TylF/MycF/NovP-related O-methyltransferase, with product MKKIVIFGAGQAGKMIGKLLHGSCELLAYADNNYKNIPTTLDTIPVISSNDIKSLKPDAVIISVLNKEAAENIFEQLVSEGIRETKILNINELRGLFDIRLSTLRLLAREINDKKVKGNVAELGVYKGYLAREMNTIFKERKMYLFDTFEGFDWRDLECENQYDKSRSKRGDFSDTSMEDVKSVLPYPHMAVFCKGYFPETALGVEDTFAFVSIDTDLYLPTYNGLIYFYPRLSKGGYILVHDYNSTQFPNVKKAVEDFSKKEDIRIIPLCDLHGSALII from the coding sequence ATGAAAAAAATTGTAATATTCGGGGCGGGGCAGGCAGGAAAAATGATTGGCAAATTACTTCACGGAAGCTGCGAATTACTTGCATATGCAGATAACAATTATAAGAATATTCCAACTACTTTGGATACTATTCCTGTAATATCTTCTAATGATATAAAGAGCTTAAAACCTGATGCAGTGATTATTTCCGTGCTAAACAAAGAAGCAGCAGAAAATATATTCGAACAGCTTGTATCAGAAGGAATAAGGGAAACAAAAATACTAAATATTAATGAATTAAGGGGATTGTTTGATATTAGACTATCAACTTTGAGGCTACTAGCTAGAGAAATCAACGATAAAAAAGTAAAAGGAAATGTAGCAGAGTTAGGAGTATATAAAGGATATCTTGCGAGAGAAATGAATACCATATTTAAGGAACGAAAAATGTATCTTTTCGATACATTCGAAGGTTTTGACTGGAGAGATTTAGAATGTGAAAATCAATATGATAAGAGTAGATCAAAAAGAGGGGATTTTAGTGACACAAGTATGGAAGATGTAAAAAGTGTACTACCATATCCTCATATGGCTGTATTTTGTAAGGGGTATTTTCCAGAAACTGCACTTGGTGTAGAAGATACATTTGCGTTTGTAAGTATAGATACTGATTTGTATCTGCCCACATATAATGGTCTTATATATTTTTATCCTCGCCTATCTAAAGGAGGATATATATTAGTTCATGACTATAATAGCACTCAGTTTCCAAATGTAAAAAAGGCTGTAGAAGACTTTTCAAAAAAAGAGGATATAAGAATCATTCCACTTTGTGACTTGCATGGAAGTGCACTTATTATTTGA
- a CDS encoding molybdopterin-binding protein, whose translation MNQIKTKDAVGHILCHDITQIIRGVTKDVVFKKGHIIRKEDIPVLLSVGKENLYVWEKQEGMLHENEAAEILYGVCKNEYMKPTPVKEGKIELIADTYGLFKLDSKRLFQINSLGEMIIATRHGNTIVRKGNKLAGTRIIPLLIEEEKMVKAQEIGAGKPIMSIIPFKHKKVGIVTTGSEVFHGRIKDTFGPVVIEKFNEFDVEIMGQTIVDDKKEQITAAVLSYIENGADVIACTGGMSVDPDDCTPGAIKSTGAEIITYGAPVLPGAMLLVAYYDYKDKKVPIVGLPGCVMYSDRTIFDLILPRIMADDPISKADLDRLGQGGLCLNCDLCTYPNCGFGKGC comes from the coding sequence ATGAATCAAATAAAAACGAAAGATGCAGTAGGTCATATACTTTGTCACGATATTACACAAATCATTAGAGGTGTTACCAAAGATGTGGTCTTTAAAAAGGGTCATATTATCAGGAAAGAAGATATACCCGTCCTCTTATCTGTTGGCAAAGAAAACCTTTATGTATGGGAAAAACAAGAGGGAATGCTTCATGAAAATGAGGCCGCTGAAATACTTTATGGTGTTTGCAAAAATGAATATATGAAACCTACTCCTGTGAAAGAAGGAAAAATAGAACTTATTGCAGATACATACGGATTATTTAAATTGGATTCAAAAAGGCTTTTTCAGATCAATAGTTTGGGAGAAATGATTATAGCCACAAGACACGGTAATACCATTGTCAGGAAAGGAAACAAATTAGCTGGAACAAGAATCATTCCATTATTAATTGAAGAAGAAAAGATGGTAAAGGCTCAGGAGATTGGTGCAGGAAAACCTATCATGTCTATTATACCTTTTAAGCACAAAAAAGTGGGCATCGTAACCACAGGAAGCGAAGTTTTTCATGGGAGAATAAAGGATACCTTTGGCCCTGTAGTTATAGAGAAATTTAATGAATTTGATGTAGAAATTATGGGTCAAACTATTGTAGATGATAAGAAAGAGCAAATTACTGCTGCAGTATTATCATACATAGAAAATGGGGCAGATGTTATAGCTTGCACTGGTGGCATGAGCGTTGATCCTGATGATTGTACTCCTGGCGCTATAAAATCAACGGGAGCAGAGATTATCACATATGGTGCTCCAGTACTTCCAGGTGCTATGCTATTAGTAGCTTATTATGACTATAAAGACAAAAAAGTGCCAATAGTAGGTCTACCAGGATGCGTCATGTATTCAGACCGCACTATCTTTGATTTGATATTACCTAGAATTATGGCAGATGACCCCATTAGTAAAGCAGATTTAGACAGGCTCGGTCAAGGTGGATTATGTTTAAACTGCGATCTATGTACATATCCTAATTGTGGTTTTGGAAAAGGATGTTAG
- a CDS encoding DVU_1551 family NTP transferase, which translates to MKKHKIGAVIAVAGMSSRMKTFKPLMIIDNKTIIEVTVENYKRAGVDEIFLVTGYRGNEIEEVFKDGEIHFIRNTNYDSTHMFDSIVMGLRQIRDKVDYAFLSPGDSPFVQQFTLKGMIEEIKDARIKLVQPSYESENGHPLLLKKDAFNKILEHDGTMGLQGVINKMRSECKNISFIDPGIILDADVNLDYIELLAFNDQKDCPDVDICRKIQDYFQMTDAVKLHSDKVAQKALSICEYLSDEGIFLDKKIILAASLLHDIAKGRAHHDKVGAQWLEDMGYKKIAHIVSEHMGLEEIPSMITEKEVVFLSDKLVKEDKFVPLDERFSVKENMYKNDEIALKAVKRKKEQAEILYKMIFNN; encoded by the coding sequence ATGAAAAAGCATAAAATTGGTGCTGTAATTGCAGTAGCAGGAATGTCTTCTAGAATGAAAACCTTCAAGCCATTGATGATTATAGACAACAAAACGATTATTGAAGTAACAGTTGAAAACTATAAACGTGCAGGAGTTGATGAAATTTTTCTGGTTACAGGATATCGGGGCAATGAAATTGAGGAAGTATTTAAAGATGGAGAGATTCATTTTATAAGGAATACAAATTACGATTCAACTCATATGTTTGACTCCATTGTCATGGGTCTTAGACAAATAAGGGACAAAGTGGATTATGCATTTTTATCTCCTGGTGATAGCCCATTTGTTCAACAGTTTACGCTGAAAGGAATGATAGAAGAAATAAAAGATGCTCGAATAAAATTAGTACAACCTTCTTATGAAAGTGAGAATGGTCATCCTTTATTATTAAAAAAAGATGCCTTTAATAAAATACTAGAGCACGATGGCACGATGGGGTTACAAGGCGTAATAAACAAAATGAGGAGTGAATGCAAAAATATTTCTTTTATAGATCCTGGAATAATATTAGATGCAGACGTTAATCTTGACTATATAGAACTTTTAGCGTTTAATGACCAAAAAGATTGTCCTGATGTTGATATATGTCGTAAAATTCAAGATTACTTTCAAATGACAGATGCTGTAAAACTGCATTCTGATAAAGTCGCGCAAAAGGCTTTAAGCATTTGTGAGTATCTAAGTGATGAAGGAATATTTCTTGACAAGAAAATAATCCTAGCGGCCAGTTTGCTACATGATATTGCGAAAGGCAGAGCGCACCATGATAAAGTTGGTGCACAGTGGCTAGAGGATATGGGATATAAAAAAATTGCTCACATTGTATCTGAACATATGGGATTAGAAGAGATTCCCTCCATGATAACCGAAAAGGAAGTTGTTTTTTTATCAGACAAATTAGTAAAGGAAGACAAATTTGTCCCCCTCGATGAAAGATTTTCGGTTAAAGAAAATATGTACAAGAACGACGAGATTGCGTTGAAAGCTGTAAAAAGAAAGAAAGAGCAAGCTGAAATTTTGTACAAAATGATATTTAATAATTGA
- a CDS encoding XdhC family protein — translation MEFFKKLQQIDKSKDNRILTIVSGKNMDSKLLLSNGEIVYTNNNKVNWQQWIDQITQNSKSQIITVGDEKAYMEFLTQKYNVVICGAGHISMPIISMCKLLDLPVTVIDDRISFANNARNTEADLVICEPFDSALDQIDGDNGTFFVIVTRGHRYDQICLQKIIQKENAYIGMIGSKVRVAKVLDYLEEEGIDREKLNKVYTPIGLKIGSETPAEIAVSIMAQIIEVKNKKIGTSTYSKEIMNHILDEEYQDMPKALITIVSRRGSAPREVGTKMLVLKDGTMIGTIGGGCVEADIRQSAFSCIDSGESKLVKADMTGEEAEDDGMVCGGIVELFVEIIK, via the coding sequence ATGGAATTTTTTAAAAAATTACAGCAAATCGATAAGAGCAAGGACAATAGAATCTTAACCATTGTATCAGGTAAGAATATGGATTCTAAACTGCTCTTGTCAAATGGAGAAATCGTTTATACGAACAACAATAAAGTAAATTGGCAACAATGGATAGATCAAATTACACAAAACAGTAAAAGTCAAATAATTACTGTAGGTGATGAAAAAGCGTATATGGAATTTTTAACACAAAAATACAATGTGGTTATATGTGGAGCAGGCCATATTTCAATGCCGATAATAAGCATGTGCAAGCTTCTTGACTTGCCAGTGACTGTAATCGATGACAGGATTTCTTTTGCAAATAATGCAAGAAATACAGAAGCAGACTTGGTGATTTGTGAACCTTTTGATAGCGCCTTAGATCAAATAGATGGCGATAATGGCACTTTTTTTGTCATAGTCACAAGAGGACATCGATATGACCAAATCTGTTTGCAGAAAATAATCCAAAAGGAAAATGCTTATATCGGAATGATTGGTAGCAAAGTGCGTGTTGCCAAGGTCTTAGACTACTTAGAGGAGGAAGGCATTGACAGAGAAAAACTCAATAAGGTATATACGCCAATCGGATTAAAAATTGGGTCAGAAACTCCTGCAGAAATTGCAGTATCTATTATGGCCCAAATAATAGAAGTAAAAAACAAGAAGATTGGAACGAGCACCTATAGTAAGGAAATAATGAACCACATTTTAGATGAAGAATATCAAGATATGCCGAAAGCATTAATTACGATTGTTTCGAGGAGAGGTTCTGCTCCAAGAGAAGTGGGAACAAAAATGCTTGTATTAAAAGATGGCACTATGATTGGCACAATTGGGGGAGGCTGTGTTGAGGCAGACATAAGGCAATCTGCATTTTCATGTATAGATAGTGGAGAATCTAAGTTGGTAAAAGCAGATATGACAGGAGAAGAAGCAGAAGATGATGGAATGGTTTGTGGTGGAATTGTAGAACTATTTGTAGAAATCATAAAGTAA